A stretch of Bos taurus isolate L1 Dominette 01449 registration number 42190680 breed Hereford chromosome 5, ARS-UCD2.0, whole genome shotgun sequence DNA encodes these proteins:
- the GDF3 gene encoding growth/differentiation factor 3: MLPSLAALALCLLFTLAFGQTLQFHEHVFLRFLGLDKVPSPKKFQPVPSILKRIFQAQEEAASTGISKDLCYVKELGVRGNILRLLPDQGSFLYSESLSHASCLQKLLSFNLSAIGDEEQLTMAQLGLDLGPNTYYNLGPELELSLSLVQTEPHVIDQATPKMGKMFTLQSVPWPQGVLHFNLLDVAKRNNDPHKNLGLFLEIVVKGGRALGENFQLEGTCARLRRSLHTSLLVVTLHPEQCRSPSRKRRAAVSTSKASCKSLCHRHQLFINFRDLGWHKWIIAPKGFMANYCHGECPFSLTISLNSSNYAFMQALMHAVDPEVPQAVCIPTKLSPISMLYQDNDDNVILRHYEDMIVDECGCG; encoded by the exons ATGCTTCCTTCCCTAGCAGCCTTGGCTCTCTGCCTCCTGTTCACTCTGGCCTTTGGCCAGACACTCCAATTCCATGAACATGTCTTTCTCCGATTTCTGGGCTTAGACAAAGTGCCTTCACCCAAGAAATTCCAACCTGTGCCTTCCATCTTGAAGAGAATTTTCCAGGCTCAAGAGGAAGCAGCCAGCACCGGCATCTCCAAAGACTTGTGCTACGTGAAGGAGCTGGGTGTCCGTGGGAATATCCTCCGGCTTCTCCCAGATCAAG GTTCCTTCCTTTACTCCGAGAGCCTTTCGCACGCCTCCTGCCTACAGAAGCTCCTGTCCTTTAACCTGTCTGCCATCGGGGATGAGGAGCAGTTGACAATGGCCCAGCTGGGCCTGGACTTGGGGCCCAACACTTACTATAACCTGGGACCAGAGCTGGAACTGTCTCTGTCCCTGGTTCAAACGGAGCCCCATGTCATAGACCAGGCCACCCCGAAGATGGGTAAAATGTTTACACTGCAGTCAGTACCGTGGCCTCAAGGTGTCCTTCACTTCAACCTGCTGGATGTGGCTAAGAGGAATAATGACCCCCACAAGAATTTAGGTCTGTTTCTAGAGATAGTGGTCAAAGGAGGCAGAGCCTTGGGGGAGAATTTTCAGCTCGAGGGCACCTGCGCCAGACTGAGACGTTCTCTTCACACTTCACTGCTGGTGGTCACCCTCCACCCTGAGCAGTGCCGATCTCCCTCCCGCAAGAGGAGGGCAGCCGTCTCTACCTCGAAGGCTTCTTGCAAGAGCCTCTGCCATCGCCACCAGCTGTTCATCAACTTCCGGGATCTGGGTTGGCACAAGTGGATCATCGCCCCCAAGGGTTTCATGGCCAATTACTGCCACGGAGAGTGTCCTTTCTCACTGACCATCTCCCTCAACAGCTCCAACTATGCTTTCATGCAAGCGCTGATGCACGCCGTCGACCCGGAGGTTCCCCAGGCTGTCTGCATCCCCACCAAGCTGTCCCCCATCTCCATGCTCTACCAGGACAATGATGACAACGTCATTCTACGGCATTATGAAGACATGATAgttgatgagtgtgggtgtgggtAG
- the APOBEC1 gene encoding C->U-editing enzyme APOBEC-1: MASDRGPPAGDPTLRRRIEPWEFEFSFDPRKFCKEACLLYEIQWGNNRDVWRHSGKNTTKHVERNFIEKIASERYFCPSIRCFIFWYLSWSPCWECSKAIREFLNQHPNVTLVIYIARLFQHMDPQNRQGLKDLVQSGVTIQVMRAPEYEYCWRNFVNYPRGKEAHWPRYPPLWMNLYALELYCIILGLPPCLHISRRYQNQLIVFRLTLQNCHYQMIPPYILLATGMVQLPMTWR, encoded by the exons ATGGCTTCTGACAGAG GTCCTCCAGCGGGAGATCCCACATTGAG GAGAAGAATTGAACCCTGGGAATTTGAATTCTCCTTTGACCCCAGAAAGTTCTGTAAAGAGGCCTGTCTGCTCTATGAAATCCAATGGGGCAACAACCGGGACGTCTGGCGACACTCGGGCAAAAACACCACCAAGCATGTTGAACgcaattttatagaaaaaattgCTTCAGAAAGATATTTTTGCCCATCCATCCGCTGCTTCATCTTCTGGTACTTGTCCTGGAGTCCCTGCTGGGAATGCTCCAAGGCCATTAGAGAATTTTTGAATCAGCATCCTAATGTGACCCTAGTTATTTACATAGCACGGCTTTTCCAGCACATGGATCCGCAAAACCGGCAAGGACTCAAAGACCTGGTTCAGAGCGGTGTGACTATCCAAGTCATGAGAGCCCCAG AGTATGAGTACTGCTGGAGGAATTTTGTCAACTACCCCCGTGGGAAAGAAGCTCACTGGCCAAGATATCCCCCTCTGTGGATGAACTTGTATGCACTAGAACTCTACTGTATCATTTTA gGTCTCCCTCCCTGCTTACATATTTCAAGAAGATATCAGAATCAGCTCATAGTGTTCAGACTTACTCTTCAAAATTGTCATTACCAAATGATTCCACCCTATATCCTTTTAGCGACGGGGATGGTACAACTTCCTATGACTTGGAGATGA